One stretch of Streptomyces agglomeratus DNA includes these proteins:
- a CDS encoding TetR/AcrR family transcriptional regulator, translated as MMGDVAIDGSSTNSEKSRPTPSRRARRVRMTGKERREQLLDIGRTLFAEKGFEGTSVEEIAAKAGVSKPVVYEHFGGKEGLYAVVVDREMRRLLDMVTGALTAGHPRELLEQAAFALLDYIETYTDGFRILVRDSPVAQSTGSFASLISDIATQVEDILGLEFKARGFDPKLAPLYAQALVGMVALTGQWWLDVRKPKKAEVAAHLVNLCWHGLENLEAKPRLIGHRKS; from the coding sequence ATGATGGGTGACGTGGCGATCGACGGCAGCAGTACGAACAGCGAGAAGAGCAGGCCCACTCCGAGCCGGCGGGCCCGACGCGTCCGCATGACGGGCAAGGAACGCCGCGAACAGCTGCTGGACATCGGCCGCACCCTCTTCGCCGAGAAGGGTTTCGAGGGCACGTCGGTCGAGGAGATCGCCGCGAAGGCCGGCGTCTCCAAGCCGGTCGTGTACGAGCACTTCGGCGGCAAGGAGGGCCTGTACGCCGTGGTGGTCGACCGGGAGATGCGCCGTCTGCTCGACATGGTCACCGGCGCGCTGACCGCGGGCCACCCGCGTGAGCTGCTGGAACAGGCCGCGTTCGCGCTGCTCGACTACATCGAGACGTACACGGACGGTTTCCGCATCCTGGTCCGCGACTCGCCGGTGGCCCAGTCCACGGGCTCGTTCGCGTCGCTGATCAGCGACATCGCCACCCAGGTCGAGGACATCCTGGGCCTGGAGTTCAAGGCCCGGGGCTTCGATCCGAAGCTGGCCCCGCTGTACGCGCAGGCCCTGGTGGGCATGGTCGCGCTGACGGGCCAGTGGTGGCTGGACGTCCGCAAGCCGAAGAAGGCGGAGGTCGCGGCGCACCTGGTGAACCTGTGCTGGCACGGCCTGGAGAACCTGGAGGCCAAGCCCCGTCTCATAGGTCACAGGAAGAGCTGA
- a CDS encoding acyl-CoA desaturase encodes MTTRSDVLADAREAGDDTSAPSATRGGESKRTIEQLALLLFITVPFLALLAAVPLAWGWGVSWLDLGLMVFMYYLGCHGITIGFHRYFTHGSFKAKRPLRIALAVMGSMAVEGPLVRWVADHRKHHKFSDAEGDPHSPWRFGETLPALMKGLWWAHIAWMFDEEQTSQEKYAPDLIKDPALRRISRDFAYWTILSLAIPPLVGGLVTMSWWGAFTAFFWGSLVRVALLHHVTWSINSICHAVGKRPFKSRDKSGNVWWLAVLSCGESWHNLHHADPTSARHGVMRGQIDSSARLIRWCEKAGWAYDVRWPSADRIDSRRKSEPSEAA; translated from the coding sequence ATGACCACTCGTTCCGACGTGCTCGCTGACGCCCGCGAGGCGGGCGACGATACCTCGGCCCCCTCCGCGACCCGCGGCGGGGAGTCCAAGCGCACCATCGAGCAGCTCGCGCTTCTCCTGTTCATCACCGTCCCCTTCCTCGCGCTGCTGGCGGCTGTGCCGCTGGCCTGGGGCTGGGGTGTGAGCTGGCTCGACCTGGGCCTGATGGTCTTCATGTACTACCTCGGGTGCCACGGCATCACGATCGGCTTCCACCGCTACTTCACCCACGGGTCCTTCAAGGCGAAGCGCCCGCTGCGCATCGCTCTGGCGGTCATGGGTTCGATGGCGGTCGAGGGGCCGCTGGTCCGCTGGGTCGCGGACCACCGCAAGCATCACAAGTTCTCGGACGCCGAGGGGGACCCCCACTCCCCCTGGCGGTTCGGGGAGACCCTGCCGGCCCTGATGAAGGGCCTGTGGTGGGCACACATCGCATGGATGTTCGACGAGGAGCAGACCTCGCAGGAGAAGTACGCCCCGGATCTGATCAAGGACCCGGCCCTGCGCCGCATCTCCCGCGACTTCGCGTACTGGACGATCCTGTCGCTGGCGATCCCGCCGCTGGTGGGCGGCCTGGTCACGATGTCGTGGTGGGGCGCGTTCACGGCGTTCTTCTGGGGCTCGCTGGTGCGGGTGGCCCTGCTGCACCACGTCACGTGGTCGATCAACTCGATCTGTCACGCGGTGGGCAAGCGTCCGTTCAAGTCGCGTGACAAGTCCGGCAACGTCTGGTGGCTGGCCGTGCTGTCCTGCGGTGAGTCCTGGCACAACCTGCACCACGCCGACCCGACGTCGGCGCGGCACGGTGTCATGAGGGGCCAGATCGACTCCAGCGCCCGCCTGATCCGGTGGTGCGAGAAGGCCGGCTGGGCGTACGACGTCCGGTGGCCGAGCGCGGACCGGATCGACTCCCGGCGCAAGAGTGAGCCCTCCGAAGCGGCATGA
- the pth gene encoding aminoacyl-tRNA hydrolase, producing MTDAAEPWLIVGLGNPGPDYAANRHNVGFMVVDLLAERMRAKFKAHKARAQVVEGRMGAPGPANRRVVLAKPQSYMNLSGGPVTALRDFYKVPTANIVAVHDELDIDYGTLRVKLGGGDNGHNGLKSMTKSMGPDYHRVRCGIGRPPGRMQVADFVLKDFSSTERKELDWFVDRAADAVECLVTEGLERAQSAYNA from the coding sequence ATGACGGACGCAGCCGAGCCCTGGCTGATCGTGGGTCTGGGCAATCCGGGTCCTGATTACGCGGCCAACCGGCACAACGTCGGCTTCATGGTCGTGGACCTGCTCGCGGAGCGCATGCGGGCGAAGTTCAAGGCGCACAAGGCCCGTGCCCAGGTGGTCGAGGGCCGTATGGGGGCGCCGGGGCCGGCGAACCGGCGTGTGGTGCTGGCCAAGCCCCAGTCGTACATGAATCTGTCGGGCGGCCCGGTGACGGCGCTGCGTGACTTCTACAAGGTGCCGACGGCGAACATCGTGGCGGTCCACGACGAGCTGGACATCGATTACGGGACGTTGCGCGTGAAGCTCGGCGGCGGCGACAACGGCCACAATGGCCTCAAGTCGATGACGAAGTCGATGGGTCCCGACTACCACCGGGTGCGGTGCGGGATCGGGCGGCCGCCGGGGCGTATGCAGGTGGCGGACTTCGTGCTGAAGGACTTCTCCTCGACGGAGCGCAAGGAGCTGGACTGGTTCGTGGACCGGGCGGCGGACGCGGTGGAGTGCCTGGTGACTGAGGGGCTGGAGCGGGCTCAGAGCGCGTACAACGCGTAA
- a CDS encoding 50S ribosomal protein L25/general stress protein Ctc has protein sequence MAEIKIAAEVRTEFGKGAARQTRRANKVPGVIYGHGADPVHVTLPGHELMMALKTSNALLSLDVDGKTELVIPKAIQRHAIKRNITHVDLLAVKLGEKVTVEVAVHTEGELAPGGNLLENVLNTLSVETEATHIPESVTVSIAGLEAGVSIHAKDIPLPEGTTLVTDPDAIVIQVLAPQAEEAPAEGESEGGEA, from the coding sequence ATGGCTGAGATCAAGATCGCCGCTGAAGTCCGCACCGAGTTCGGCAAGGGTGCTGCCCGTCAGACCCGCCGTGCCAACAAGGTTCCCGGCGTCATCTACGGCCACGGCGCCGACCCCGTACACGTCACGCTGCCGGGTCACGAGCTGATGATGGCGCTCAAGACCAGCAACGCCCTGCTGAGCCTGGACGTCGACGGCAAGACCGAGCTGGTCATCCCCAAGGCCATTCAGCGTCACGCCATCAAGCGCAACATCACCCACGTCGACCTGCTGGCCGTCAAGCTCGGCGAGAAGGTCACGGTCGAGGTCGCGGTCCACACCGAGGGCGAGCTGGCCCCGGGCGGCAACCTGCTCGAGAACGTGCTGAACACGCTGTCGGTCGAGACCGAGGCCACGCACATCCCCGAGTCCGTCACGGTCTCCATCGCGGGCCTCGAGGCCGGTGTCTCGATCCACGCGAAGGACATTCCGCTGCCCGAGGGCACGACGCTGGTCACCGACCCGGACGCCATCGTGATCCAGGTTCTGGCCCCGCAGGCCGAGGAGGCCCCGGCCGAGGGTGAGTCCGAGGGTGGCGAGGCCTGA
- a CDS encoding ribose-phosphate diphosphokinase, translated as MTGIKTTGEKKMMLFSGRAHPELAEEVAHQLGVGLVPTKAFDFANGEIYVRFQESARGADCFLIQSHTAPINKWIMEQLIMIDALKRASARSITVIIPSYGYARQDKKHRGREPISARLIADLLKTAGADRILTVDLHTDQIQGFFDGPVDHLSALPVLADYVGAKVDRSKLTIVSPDAGRVRVADRWCDRLDAPLAIVHKRRDKDVANQVTVHEVVGEVKGRVCVLVDDMIDTGGTICAAAEALFANGAEDVIVTATHGILSGPAADRLKNSKVSEFVLTNTLPTPGELELDKITVLSMAPTIARAVREVFEDGSVTSLFEEQS; from the coding sequence GTGACCGGGATCAAGACGACCGGCGAGAAGAAGATGATGCTCTTCTCCGGCCGCGCCCACCCCGAGCTGGCCGAGGAGGTCGCGCACCAGTTGGGTGTCGGCCTCGTGCCGACGAAGGCTTTCGACTTCGCCAACGGTGAGATCTACGTCCGCTTCCAGGAGTCGGCGCGCGGCGCGGACTGCTTCCTGATCCAGAGCCACACGGCTCCGATCAACAAGTGGATCATGGAGCAGCTGATCATGATCGACGCTCTGAAGCGGGCTTCCGCGCGGAGCATCACCGTGATCATCCCGTCGTACGGCTATGCCCGCCAGGACAAGAAGCACCGTGGCCGTGAGCCGATTTCGGCCCGTCTGATCGCGGACCTGCTGAAGACGGCGGGTGCCGACCGCATTCTGACGGTCGACCTGCACACGGACCAGATCCAGGGCTTCTTCGACGGTCCGGTGGACCACCTGTCGGCGCTGCCGGTGCTGGCGGACTACGTCGGCGCGAAGGTCGACCGTTCGAAGCTGACGATCGTTTCTCCGGACGCCGGCCGTGTGCGTGTCGCCGACCGCTGGTGCGACCGTCTGGACGCGCCGCTGGCGATCGTCCACAAGCGCCGCGACAAGGATGTGGCGAACCAGGTGACCGTCCACGAGGTCGTGGGTGAGGTCAAGGGCCGTGTGTGTGTCCTGGTCGACGACATGATCGACACGGGTGGCACGATCTGCGCCGCCGCGGAGGCGCTGTTCGCGAACGGCGCGGAGGATGTCATCGTCACCGCGACGCACGGCATTCTCTCGGGTCCGGCGGCGGACCGGTTGAAGAACTCCAAGGTCAGCGAGTTCGTTCTGACGAACACGCTGCCGACCCCGGGCGAACTGGAGCTCGACAAGATCACGGTGCTGTCGATGGCGCCGACGATCGCGCGCGCGGTGCGTGAGGTGTTCGAGGACGGTTCGGTCACGAGCCTCTTCGAGGAGCAGTCGTAG
- the glmU gene encoding bifunctional UDP-N-acetylglucosamine diphosphorylase/glucosamine-1-phosphate N-acetyltransferase GlmU — translation MSANRPAAVVVLAAGEGTRMKSATPKVLHEISGRSLVGHVVAASRELDPEHLVVVVGHAREQVAAHLGEIDAEARTAVQEQQKGTGHAVRMGLEQLGGGIEGTVVVVCGDTPLLTGDTLARLARTHAADGNACTVLTAEVPDSTGYGRIVRDRDSGSVTAIVEHKDATAAQRAISEINSGVFAFDGQLLADALGKVRTDNSQGEEYLTDVLGILREAGHRVGAAVAADHREILGINNRVQLAEARRLLNARLLERAMLGGVTVVDPASTFVDVSVTFDQDAVVHPGTQLLGATHLGEGCEVGPNSRLADTAVGAGARVDNTVAERAEIGAGASVGPYTYLRPGTKLGAKTKAGAYVEMKNAVVGEGTKVPHLSYVGDATIGEYTNIGAASVFVNYDGESKHHTTIGSHCRTGSDNMFVAPVTVGDGAYTAAGSVITKDVPPGSLAVARGQQRNIEGWVARKRPGSAAAQAAQSAADGAEGES, via the coding sequence GTGAGCGCCAACCGCCCGGCCGCCGTCGTCGTCCTCGCAGCGGGTGAGGGCACCCGCATGAAGTCGGCCACTCCCAAGGTCCTGCACGAGATCAGCGGGCGCTCGCTCGTCGGACATGTCGTCGCCGCCTCGCGCGAGCTGGACCCCGAGCACCTGGTCGTGGTCGTCGGCCACGCCCGTGAGCAGGTCGCCGCGCACCTCGGGGAGATCGACGCCGAGGCCCGTACGGCCGTACAGGAGCAGCAGAAGGGCACCGGTCACGCCGTCCGTATGGGGCTGGAGCAGCTCGGCGGCGGGATCGAGGGGACTGTGGTCGTCGTGTGTGGCGACACTCCGCTGCTGACCGGTGACACGCTGGCCCGTCTGGCGCGGACGCACGCCGCCGACGGCAACGCGTGCACCGTGCTGACGGCCGAGGTTCCGGATTCGACGGGGTACGGGCGGATCGTGCGGGACCGGGACAGTGGCTCTGTCACCGCGATCGTCGAGCACAAGGACGCGACGGCCGCTCAGCGGGCGATCAGTGAGATCAATTCGGGTGTGTTCGCGTTCGACGGGCAGCTGCTGGCCGACGCGCTGGGGAAGGTCCGTACGGACAACAGTCAGGGTGAGGAGTACCTCACCGATGTGCTGGGGATCCTGCGCGAGGCCGGTCACCGGGTGGGTGCGGCGGTCGCCGCCGATCATCGGGAGATCCTGGGGATCAACAACCGCGTGCAGCTGGCGGAGGCGCGCAGGCTGCTCAACGCGCGGCTGCTGGAGCGGGCGATGCTCGGCGGTGTGACGGTCGTCGATCCGGCTTCGACGTTCGTCGACGTTTCGGTGACGTTCGATCAGGACGCGGTGGTGCATCCGGGTACGCAGTTGCTCGGTGCGACGCATCTCGGTGAGGGGTGCGAGGTCGGTCCGAATTCGCGGCTGGCGGACACGGCGGTCGGTGCGGGTGCCCGGGTGGACAACACGGTCGCCGAGCGTGCAGAGATCGGTGCGGGGGCGAGTGTGGGCCCGTACACGTATCTGCGGCCCGGTACGAAGCTCGGTGCGAAGACCAAGGCCGGTGCGTACGTCGAGATGAAGAACGCCGTTGTGGGCGAGGGCACGAAGGTGCCGCATCTGTCGTACGTCGGTGACGCGACCATCGGCGAGTACACGAACATCGGCGCCGCGAGCGTGTTCGTGAACTACGACGGTGAGTCGAAGCACCACACGACGATCGGTTCGCACTGCCGGACGGGTTCGGACAACATGTTTGTGGCTCCTGTCACGGTCGGGGACGGCGCGTACACCGCGGCCGGCTCCGTGATCACCAAGGATGTGCCGCCCGGTTCCCTCGCTGTCGCCCGTGGGCAGCAAAGGAATATCGAGGGTTGGGTGGCTCGTAAGCGTCCGGGAAGCGCTGCCGCGCAGGCGGCTCAGTCGGCGGCTGATGGGGCCGAAGGCGAAAGCTGA
- a CDS encoding helix-turn-helix domain-containing protein, producing the protein MTEILGKYADFERLREQAVALRREGLSLRQIRDRLKVYNNDILQRLVNGEPAPEWTRRPNAKDDLRAKAQDLRLQGLTYDQIQAELGCSKSSISLWVRDLPKPEPRYTDEERHALMNAGLARRRAAEEQKRQETKRAARDEIGAISDRELFLLGVSLYWAEGTKDKEYRRSEVLQFINSDPNVIRVYLRWLEMLGVTRDRMRFRVSIHESADVRDAERFWADLTGVGVTDFQGATLKKHLPKTTRKNIADAYRGCLIIYVSKSADLYRRMEGAWYGIVLGADRAT; encoded by the coding sequence ATGACGGAAATCCTCGGCAAGTACGCCGACTTCGAACGCCTCCGCGAGCAGGCCGTCGCCCTTCGTCGGGAGGGCCTCAGTCTGCGCCAGATTCGCGATCGCCTGAAGGTCTACAACAACGACATCCTGCAGCGATTGGTGAACGGCGAGCCCGCTCCGGAGTGGACCAGGCGCCCGAACGCCAAGGACGACCTGCGAGCGAAGGCGCAAGATCTGCGTCTGCAGGGGCTGACGTACGACCAGATCCAAGCGGAGTTGGGCTGCTCGAAGAGTTCCATCTCGCTCTGGGTGCGAGATCTCCCCAAGCCGGAGCCCCGCTACACGGACGAAGAGCGTCACGCCCTCATGAACGCGGGTCTCGCCCGCCGACGCGCAGCCGAAGAACAGAAGCGTCAGGAGACGAAGCGTGCGGCTCGCGACGAAATCGGCGCGATCTCGGATCGGGAGTTGTTCCTGCTCGGCGTCAGCCTCTACTGGGCCGAGGGGACCAAGGACAAGGAGTACCGCCGATCGGAAGTTCTCCAGTTCATCAACAGCGACCCGAACGTAATCCGGGTGTACCTGCGCTGGCTCGAAATGCTCGGGGTCACGCGTGACCGCATGCGCTTTCGCGTAAGCATCCACGAGTCCGCCGATGTCCGCGACGCCGAGCGGTTCTGGGCCGACCTGACTGGCGTCGGCGTCACGGACTTCCAGGGCGCGACACTCAAGAAGCACCTACCGAAAACCACACGAAAGAACATTGCCGACGCATACCGGGGATGCCTGATCATCTACGTCTCGAAAAGCGCCGACCTCTACCGTCGCATGGAGGGGGCCTGGTACGGCATAGTGTTGGGTGCCGATCGAGCGACCTGA
- a CDS encoding SUKH-3 domain-containing protein, whose protein sequence is MPVPNPTPSPSPHPRPSPATSTTRFPVAVDAALRAAGWQPGRWDIRQAEHWADTLRAHSSPAGHRHSVFPAAVEAWAEFGGLLVAPPGPGRQIAPTPVRFDPLSGLHHARTLADLGRALGTEVAPLGTELGSDGDDGQAVLAIDVEGRVYSLDHTGDWYLGPDLDQALSTLVTGTQPSRLTPA, encoded by the coding sequence ATGCCGGTCCCCAACCCCACCCCGAGCCCCTCCCCGCACCCCCGCCCCAGCCCCGCCACCAGCACCACCCGCTTCCCGGTGGCAGTGGACGCCGCCCTGCGCGCGGCCGGCTGGCAACCGGGGCGCTGGGACATACGGCAGGCGGAGCACTGGGCGGACACCCTGCGCGCGCACAGCTCACCCGCAGGCCACCGGCACAGCGTCTTCCCCGCCGCGGTCGAGGCGTGGGCCGAATTCGGCGGCCTGCTCGTCGCGCCCCCCGGCCCCGGACGGCAGATCGCTCCGACGCCCGTACGTTTCGACCCGCTCAGCGGCCTCCACCACGCCCGTACGCTCGCCGACCTCGGCCGGGCCCTCGGCACGGAGGTGGCGCCGCTCGGCACCGAACTCGGCAGCGACGGGGACGACGGCCAGGCGGTACTCGCGATCGACGTGGAGGGCCGCGTCTACAGCCTGGACCACACGGGCGACTGGTACCTGGGCCCGGACCTCGACCAGGCCCTGTCCACCCTGGTCACCGGCACCCAGCCCAGCCGGCTGACCCCGGCCTAG
- a CDS encoding YwqJ-related putative deaminase encodes MHTAQTAATTTPTGTATTVTTTTAAATTATAGDPRLSWSSDEPTRAPALSHRRDGILPTVAAALSVRGADTLTCTAGRGDQPPALHPLVQDFLDTLGSSQRERFTGRCPEAILLSRHIAAAEGSRSRRASRKPLTTGEARRSLKHSKLTARRIREDGDPLHGSYAPPCRSCTPMLAHFGVRAVEPTTTTTEKG; translated from the coding sequence ATGCACACTGCACAGACAGCCGCTACGACGACACCGACGGGCACGGCCACGACAGTGACAACCACGACGGCGGCGGCAACGACGGCCACGGCCGGCGACCCGCGCCTCAGCTGGAGCAGCGACGAGCCCACCCGTGCGCCCGCGCTCAGCCACCGCCGCGACGGCATCCTCCCGACCGTCGCCGCCGCCCTCTCCGTACGCGGCGCCGACACACTCACCTGCACCGCCGGCCGGGGCGACCAGCCCCCCGCACTGCACCCACTCGTCCAGGACTTCCTCGACACCCTCGGCAGCAGCCAGCGCGAACGCTTCACCGGACGCTGCCCGGAAGCGATCCTGCTGTCCCGGCACATCGCCGCCGCCGAGGGATCACGCTCCAGACGCGCCTCCCGCAAACCCCTCACCACGGGCGAGGCCCGCCGCTCCCTCAAGCACTCCAAGCTCACGGCGCGCCGCATCCGCGAGGACGGAGACCCGCTGCACGGCAGCTACGCGCCCCCGTGCCGTTCCTGCACACCGATGCTCGCCCACTTCGGCGTACGCGCCGTAGAACCGACCACGACCACTACCGAGAAGGGCTGA
- a CDS encoding SMI1/KNR4 family protein: MTTGRLGQQAAPPNAAYAGQLVHFPDPVRASRHPQGVRVDEAGFPVFTPYARAAAEIAEPPEGFGVDELRLTDYVSANAALAAAGHDLWDTIPAVATPHGWTWHHVANTRRMELVPVEVKALLRHHGGLTTAAVDQDKRGTRPLQETRPAHFGLPKGSVSVSEQQILGVEEDLGYRLPGAYRSFLKAAGGCAPVGAALDAELGLLVDQPFFTVRDEAAVNDLVYVNKCLRDHMTKDYLGVAFVQGGLLAVKVRGEAVGSVWFVAYDDARDRDGWTVHERVERLLLPCGEDFDAFLQRLAGNPPELETVANLMVDGGFARAVPVSDEG, translated from the coding sequence ATGACGACAGGTCGGCTCGGGCAGCAAGCCGCGCCACCGAACGCGGCCTACGCCGGGCAGCTCGTGCATTTCCCGGACCCGGTCCGGGCTTCCCGCCACCCGCAGGGTGTGCGTGTGGACGAAGCGGGGTTTCCGGTTTTCACGCCGTACGCGCGTGCCGCCGCGGAGATCGCCGAGCCTCCTGAGGGCTTCGGTGTCGACGAACTGCGGCTCACGGACTACGTGTCCGCGAACGCGGCGCTGGCGGCCGCGGGGCACGACCTGTGGGACACCATTCCGGCGGTCGCGACCCCGCACGGCTGGACGTGGCACCACGTGGCGAACACCCGGCGCATGGAACTCGTACCCGTAGAGGTGAAGGCGCTGTTGCGCCACCACGGCGGGTTGACGACGGCCGCCGTCGATCAGGACAAGCGGGGTACGCGCCCGCTCCAGGAGACGCGGCCGGCTCATTTCGGGCTGCCGAAGGGCTCCGTGTCGGTGAGTGAGCAGCAGATCCTGGGCGTGGAGGAGGACCTCGGCTACCGGCTTCCGGGTGCTTACCGGTCGTTCCTGAAGGCGGCGGGCGGCTGCGCGCCGGTGGGTGCGGCGCTTGACGCGGAGCTGGGGCTGCTGGTCGACCAGCCGTTCTTCACGGTGCGGGACGAGGCCGCGGTGAACGACCTGGTGTACGTCAACAAGTGCCTGCGCGATCACATGACCAAGGACTACCTGGGTGTCGCTTTCGTGCAGGGCGGGCTGCTGGCCGTGAAGGTCAGGGGCGAGGCGGTGGGGTCGGTGTGGTTCGTCGCGTACGACGACGCGCGGGACCGTGACGGCTGGACGGTGCACGAGCGTGTGGAGCGGCTGCTGCTGCCCTGCGGTGAGGACTTCGACGCCTTTCTCCAGCGGCTGGCGGGCAATCCGCCGGAGCTGGAGACCGTGGCGAACCTGATGGTCGACGGTGGCTTCGCGCGTGCCGTCCCGGTTTCGGACGAGGGGTGA
- a CDS encoding cellulose-binding protein yields the protein MSASVSPSPHGFVAGRGRGYRPDQVERYAAGLSRDRDAAWERAARLTVLSKEMEAEAARMREQADGLAPQTYESLGKRAQHLLAVVEEEAAELAAAARDEAQALRDEAAAAAAATREAARAHAETVLADAEAHARQILLGAQRTADETRTAARRDVKEWRGQSLGALKEMRQRCAGLLADQEKEHAERWQSAEREYARRAAESDARHAELTARAEGGLADAKRAVAEAEEEARHGQENAEARAAELLAEARVREERVVRETERVLREHDDAREEMQAHMTHVRTSLATLTGRAPAEG from the coding sequence ATGAGTGCATCGGTTTCACCGTCACCTCACGGCTTCGTCGCCGGACGGGGCCGCGGCTACCGTCCGGACCAGGTGGAGCGTTACGCCGCCGGACTCTCCCGGGACCGGGACGCCGCGTGGGAGCGTGCCGCACGCCTCACCGTCCTCAGCAAGGAGATGGAGGCCGAGGCGGCGCGGATGCGCGAGCAGGCCGACGGGCTCGCGCCCCAGACGTACGAATCCCTCGGCAAGCGCGCCCAGCACCTTCTCGCGGTGGTCGAGGAGGAGGCGGCGGAACTGGCCGCCGCGGCGCGCGACGAGGCCCAGGCGCTGCGGGACGAGGCCGCGGCGGCGGCCGCGGCCACCCGCGAGGCGGCCCGCGCGCACGCGGAGACGGTACTGGCGGACGCCGAGGCCCATGCCCGGCAGATCCTCCTCGGTGCCCAGCGCACCGCCGACGAGACCAGGACAGCGGCCCGCCGGGACGTGAAGGAGTGGCGGGGGCAGTCCCTCGGGGCGCTGAAGGAGATGCGACAGCGGTGCGCCGGTCTGCTCGCCGACCAGGAGAAGGAGCACGCGGAGCGGTGGCAGAGCGCGGAGCGTGAATACGCCCGGCGGGCGGCGGAGTCGGACGCCCGCCACGCCGAACTGACCGCCCGTGCCGAGGGCGGCCTCGCGGACGCGAAGCGGGCGGTGGCCGAGGCGGAGGAGGAGGCCCGGCACGGGCAGGAGAACGCGGAGGCACGGGCCGCCGAGCTGCTCGCGGAGGCGCGGGTGCGCGAGGAGCGCGTCGTACGCGAGACGGAGCGCGTCCTGCGGGAGCACGACGACGCGCGCGAGGAGATGCAGGCCCACATGACGCACGTCCGCACCAGCCTGGCCACCCTGACCGGCCGGGCGCCGGCGGAGGGCTGA
- a CDS encoding peptidase: MSLRRILATAAVAAVTTPVVLLSVTPAFADTRPAAQEQPGKPTLAQLEKAAAEAQRAYDDAVLAEKDGRKVLEAALSDTSPLAVAAAAAKKEAADAATAKTAAEKALADARTALDALPETATEEERAAAEKAVTDAEATVRTADETKTAADARAQTAMTARDDARVAAARQYGLLQKAVEKTLETKTAADEALAKAREEAEDDGDDDNEGDDDCAPADLTTVATGLPSKVVAGEWVTFRLRVTNESAQTMDDVHPYAFAHATDTSGLKDTSDLLRLQWSSASSTAWNTVDESGTLSTISPLKAGAHSDIKLRLKADAKAPAGHGAAFVAGYYINDDESCGGTPGAEMYEFDIAAAGSNPGKVPDAEPKPDKTPAPGPTPSATAPAPRPLGGAATQPVNGSLAATGSSAAVPQLALAAAATVAAGAGAVFVVRRRKAGSAA, encoded by the coding sequence GTGAGTCTCCGCCGTATTCTCGCCACTGCCGCTGTCGCCGCCGTGACGACGCCCGTCGTGCTGCTCTCCGTCACCCCGGCGTTCGCCGACACCAGGCCGGCCGCGCAGGAACAGCCCGGCAAGCCCACCCTCGCCCAGCTCGAAAAGGCCGCCGCCGAGGCGCAGAGGGCCTACGACGACGCCGTGCTGGCCGAGAAGGACGGCAGGAAGGTCCTGGAAGCAGCGCTCTCCGACACCTCCCCCCTCGCCGTGGCGGCCGCCGCAGCGAAGAAGGAGGCCGCCGACGCCGCCACCGCGAAGACCGCTGCCGAGAAGGCGCTCGCCGACGCCCGGACCGCGCTCGACGCACTCCCGGAGACCGCCACCGAGGAGGAGAGGGCGGCCGCCGAGAAGGCCGTCACCGACGCCGAGGCGACGGTCAGGACCGCCGACGAGACGAAGACCGCCGCCGACGCCAGGGCCCAGACCGCCATGACCGCGCGGGACGACGCGCGGGTCGCCGCCGCCCGGCAGTACGGCCTCCTACAGAAGGCCGTGGAGAAGACCCTCGAAACCAAGACGGCCGCCGACGAGGCCCTCGCCAAGGCCAGGGAAGAAGCCGAGGACGACGGAGACGACGACAACGAGGGCGACGACGACTGCGCCCCGGCGGACCTCACCACCGTGGCGACCGGCCTGCCCTCCAAGGTCGTCGCGGGCGAGTGGGTCACCTTCCGGCTCCGCGTGACCAACGAATCCGCCCAGACCATGGACGACGTCCACCCGTACGCGTTCGCCCACGCGACCGACACGAGCGGCCTCAAGGACACGAGCGACCTGCTCAGGCTGCAATGGTCGTCGGCGTCCTCCACGGCGTGGAACACCGTCGACGAGTCAGGCACCCTCAGCACCATCAGCCCGCTCAAGGCCGGCGCCCACAGCGACATCAAGCTGCGCCTCAAGGCCGACGCGAAGGCCCCGGCGGGCCACGGTGCCGCGTTCGTCGCCGGCTACTACATCAACGACGACGAGTCGTGCGGCGGGACTCCGGGCGCCGAGATGTACGAGTTCGACATCGCGGCCGCGGGCAGCAACCCCGGCAAGGTCCCGGACGCCGAGCCCAAGCCCGACAAGACCCCGGCCCCCGGGCCCACGCCGTCGGCCACCGCCCCGGCCCCGCGGCCGCTGGGCGGCGCCGCCACCCAGCCGGTGAACGGCAGCCTCGCCGCGACCGGTTCGTCCGCCGCCGTCCCGCAGCTCGCCCTCGCAGCCGCCGCGACCGTAGCGGCCGGCGCCGGTGCGGTGTTCGTCGTACGCCGCCGCAAGGCCGGCTCCGCCGCCTAG